A stretch of the Streptomyces sp. NBC_01428 genome encodes the following:
- a CDS encoding DUF4232 domain-containing protein: MSTFRRAVADTDRPDAVSARRLSPAARRAALLAGVALLSVLTACGNDTPSGSPKSLSGTAEPASGDTGTNTGSAGSSDQSASSTPDSGTAGTPTDAASASATASSGNASTASSRCHTSELRASVGGNDPGAGQENFPIVLTNRSGRTCTVRGYPGAAFVDASGKQLGPDPQRSTDSVTTVKLAPGQSAWAGLSFSNPEISGAHTATPASLVVTPPDEKDSLTVKWTQGKVPVSGNSSSVRLTVVRVGSGA; this comes from the coding sequence ATGTCGACCTTCCGGCGCGCGGTGGCGGACACGGACCGGCCCGACGCGGTGTCCGCACGCCGCCTTTCCCCCGCCGCCCGGCGGGCCGCGCTGCTCGCCGGTGTGGCGCTGCTGAGCGTGCTCACCGCCTGCGGCAACGACACCCCGAGCGGTTCCCCGAAGAGCCTGTCCGGTACGGCCGAACCGGCGTCCGGGGACACCGGCACGAACACGGGCTCCGCGGGCTCGTCCGACCAGAGCGCGAGCTCCACCCCGGACAGCGGCACGGCGGGTACCCCGACCGATGCGGCCTCGGCCTCCGCCACCGCCTCCTCCGGCAACGCCTCCACCGCGAGCAGCCGGTGCCACACCTCCGAGCTGCGTGCCTCGGTCGGCGGCAACGACCCGGGGGCCGGGCAGGAGAACTTCCCGATCGTGCTGACCAACCGGTCCGGGCGCACCTGCACGGTGCGCGGCTACCCGGGCGCGGCGTTCGTCGACGCGTCCGGCAAGCAGCTCGGCCCGGACCCGCAGCGGTCCACGGACTCGGTGACGACCGTGAAGCTGGCCCCCGGACAGAGCGCGTGGGCGGGGCTGTCCTTCTCCAACCCGGAGATCAGCGGCGCCCACACGGCGACCCCGGCCTCGCTGGTGGTCACACCGCCCGACGAGAAGGACTCCCTGACGGTGAAGTGGACGCAGGGCAAGGTCCCGGTGTCCGGCAACTCCTCGTCGGTCCGCCTCACGGTGGTGCGGGTCGGCAGCGGCGCCTGA
- a CDS encoding serine/threonine-protein kinase: MHSLERIGRYRLDRRLGAGGFGVVWLAHDDDLDATVALKVLSDNWVDRLDVRERFLAEARLLRKADSNRVVQVYDIGELPDGRPYFVMEYADGGTLADRLADGPLPVARALRLTALAARGAAALHEAGIVHRDIKPSNVLLRTAPGGSDRVLLADLGLAKSLAQASGLTMAAGSAGYTPPEQAQPGSGIDARADVYSLGALGYHLVTGSVPGPPGKVERPDRLRADVPADVRRALLRAMEPDRERRWPTAAEFAAELDRLADEVAAADTSRRTRPRRRIALLALTGVVVAGAVGAGAVLLTRDPGPGTVRVADRTGRVSAQVPASWGGQVRDSGWNPRTLGLRDGTEPGLAVANHLTRWQDLGAGGVDGAFVGLSEHGDVTTEVRGLAHTGCHYAGSRPYAGPRWHGLIRTWDDCRGDAGSLTEAALTPAGGAAQPQVYVQIRQESGDRKAVDGVIGSVRVTA, from the coding sequence ATGCACTCCCTGGAACGGATCGGCCGCTACCGTCTGGACCGGCGCCTGGGCGCCGGCGGTTTCGGCGTGGTCTGGCTCGCCCACGACGACGACCTCGACGCCACCGTGGCCCTGAAAGTGCTGTCCGACAACTGGGTGGACCGGCTGGATGTCCGGGAGAGATTCCTCGCCGAGGCACGCCTGCTGCGCAAGGCCGACTCCAACCGGGTCGTGCAGGTCTACGACATCGGTGAACTCCCCGACGGCAGGCCCTACTTCGTCATGGAGTACGCGGACGGGGGCACCCTCGCCGACCGGCTGGCGGACGGACCGCTGCCCGTCGCCCGGGCCCTGCGGCTGACCGCGCTGGCGGCGCGCGGGGCGGCGGCCCTGCACGAGGCCGGCATCGTGCACCGCGACATCAAGCCGTCCAACGTCCTGCTGCGCACCGCCCCCGGCGGCTCCGACCGGGTGCTGCTGGCCGACCTCGGGCTGGCGAAGAGCCTCGCCCAGGCCTCCGGGCTCACCATGGCGGCGGGCTCCGCGGGCTACACCCCGCCCGAACAGGCCCAGCCCGGTTCCGGGATCGACGCACGGGCCGACGTGTACAGCCTGGGGGCCCTCGGCTACCACCTGGTCACCGGTTCGGTGCCGGGCCCGCCGGGGAAGGTGGAGCGGCCGGACCGGCTCCGCGCCGACGTCCCGGCGGACGTGCGGCGGGCACTGCTGCGCGCCATGGAACCCGACCGGGAGCGGCGCTGGCCCACCGCGGCGGAGTTCGCCGCGGAACTCGACCGGCTGGCCGACGAGGTGGCGGCCGCGGACACCTCCCGACGGACCCGGCCCCGCCGTCGCATCGCGCTCCTGGCGCTGACCGGTGTCGTCGTGGCCGGCGCGGTCGGCGCCGGCGCCGTCCTGCTGACGCGGGATCCCGGGCCGGGGACCGTCCGGGTCGCGGACCGTACGGGCCGGGTCTCCGCACAGGTACCGGCGTCGTGGGGCGGCCAGGTGCGCGACTCGGGCTGGAATCCGCGGACGCTGGGTCTGCGGGACGGCACGGAACCCGGGCTCGCCGTCGCGAACCACCTCACCCGCTGGCAGGACCTCGGCGCGGGCGGTGTCGACGGCGCCTTCGTCGGACTGAGCGAGCACGGCGACGTGACCACCGAGGTCCGCGGCCTCGCGCACACCGGCTGCCACTACGCCGGCAGCCGCCCCTACGCCGGCCCCCGCTGGCACGGGCTGATACGGACCTGGGACGACTGCCGGGGCGACGCCGGGTCCCTCACCGAGGCGGCGCTCACCCCGGCGGGCGGAGCGGCGCAGCCCCAGGTGTACGTGCAGATCCGGCAGGAGAGCGGCGACCGGAAGGCGGTCGACGGTGTGATCGGCTCCGTACGGGTGACGGCCTGA
- a CDS encoding LLM class flavin-dependent oxidoreductase, whose product MRSERHHDSPSAAEPPGDEVRFSVLDRSRVREGHEPAEALRDSVRLARELERLGYHRFWVAEHHGVPGVAGSAPTVLAAAVAAATRTLRVGTGGVMLPNHRPLVVAEQFGVLESLFPGRIDMGVGRSVGFTDGVRKALGRDKDAAGSEDYSAQLDELLGWFRGTAPTGVHARPAEGLTVPPFVLALGEGAAIAARAGLPLVIGDLRNRDRMRRGIDEYRAAFRPSVWAERPYVVISGTVAVAASPGEARRLLLPEAWSMAHARTHGTFPPLPPAERVETLTMTGKERGFYESGLTGHIAGTEDQVADELRTVLKETGAQEVLVTTSTYDRAALLDSYRRLARVAGLAPA is encoded by the coding sequence ATGCGCAGCGAGCGACACCACGACTCCCCCTCGGCGGCGGAGCCGCCCGGCGACGAGGTGCGCTTCTCCGTGCTCGACCGCTCCCGAGTCCGCGAGGGACACGAACCGGCCGAGGCCCTGCGGGACAGCGTGCGTCTGGCCCGTGAACTGGAACGGCTGGGATACCACCGGTTCTGGGTCGCCGAGCATCACGGCGTCCCGGGTGTCGCCGGGTCCGCGCCGACCGTCCTGGCCGCCGCGGTCGCCGCCGCCACCCGCACCCTGCGGGTCGGCACCGGAGGCGTGATGCTCCCCAACCACCGGCCGCTGGTCGTCGCGGAACAGTTCGGGGTTCTGGAGTCGCTGTTCCCGGGGCGCATCGACATGGGCGTCGGGCGTTCCGTCGGCTTCACCGACGGGGTGCGCAAGGCGCTCGGCCGCGACAAGGACGCCGCCGGGTCCGAGGACTACTCGGCCCAGCTCGACGAACTCCTCGGCTGGTTCCGCGGCACCGCACCCACCGGGGTGCACGCCCGCCCCGCGGAGGGACTGACCGTCCCGCCGTTCGTGCTGGCCCTCGGCGAGGGCGCCGCCATCGCCGCCCGGGCCGGCCTCCCCCTGGTCATCGGGGACCTGCGGAACCGGGACAGGATGCGGCGCGGTATCGACGAGTACAGAGCGGCCTTCCGCCCCTCCGTATGGGCGGAGCGGCCCTATGTCGTGATCTCCGGCACGGTCGCCGTGGCCGCGAGCCCCGGGGAGGCCCGGCGGCTGCTGCTGCCGGAGGCCTGGTCGATGGCGCACGCCCGGACCCACGGCACGTTCCCGCCGCTGCCGCCCGCAGAGCGGGTCGAGACGCTCACGATGACGGGCAAGGAACGCGGCTTCTACGAGTCCGGTCTGACCGGCCACATCGCCGGCACCGAGGACCAGGTGGCCGACGAACTCCGTACGGTCCTGAAGGAGACCGGCGCCCAGGAGGTACTGGTCACCACGAGCACGTACGACCGGGCGGCCCTGCTGGACTCCTACCGCCGGCTGGCCCGGGTCGCGGGACTGGCCCCCGCCTAG
- a CDS encoding nuclear transport factor 2 family protein, translating to MVWIPQIADLVDRIGAADLADALRDPASATVPVALDDPEAGRISGVAVLAAWLGVQDTWRAEHKVDIEEVATTIGARRAVGEWIVHLEGPDGERAGVPVAVAVDPASKLPVRIHHSRWPLLGRHVVRRPMLEPDPAVHASDVVGAYTAALDAGDTAAVVAAFGPDGTFRGPSEETYRHAGPEELTELYDALFAAGGGIPLKLCTVTEDGTRSAFEYICDRWGDADLPPQPGLAVCTRGGDGLILSARMYDDVEGPVE from the coding sequence ATGGTCTGGATCCCGCAGATCGCCGATCTCGTCGACCGGATCGGCGCCGCCGACCTCGCCGACGCGCTGCGCGACCCCGCGTCGGCCACCGTACCCGTGGCCCTCGACGACCCGGAGGCGGGCCGGATCAGCGGTGTGGCCGTGCTGGCCGCCTGGCTGGGGGTGCAGGACACCTGGCGGGCCGAGCACAAGGTCGACATCGAGGAGGTCGCCACCACGATCGGCGCGCGGCGGGCCGTGGGCGAGTGGATCGTGCACCTGGAGGGTCCCGACGGCGAGCGCGCCGGAGTGCCCGTGGCGGTCGCCGTCGACCCCGCCTCCAAACTCCCCGTACGCATCCACCACTCCCGTTGGCCCCTGCTCGGCCGGCACGTCGTGCGCCGTCCGATGCTCGAACCCGACCCCGCGGTCCACGCCTCCGACGTCGTGGGCGCCTACACGGCGGCCCTCGACGCGGGCGACACCGCGGCCGTCGTCGCCGCGTTCGGGCCGGACGGCACCTTCCGGGGGCCCTCCGAGGAGACGTACCGCCACGCCGGGCCCGAGGAACTGACCGAGCTGTACGACGCCCTCTTCGCCGCCGGCGGCGGAATCCCGCTCAAACTGTGCACCGTGACCGAGGACGGCACCCGCAGCGCCTTCGAGTACATCTGCGACCGCTGGGGCGACGCCGACCTGCCGCCGCAGCCGGGGCTCGCGGTCTGCACGCGGGGCGGCGACGGGCTGATCCTGTCGGCCCGGATGTACGACGACGTGGAAGGGCCCGTCGAGTAG
- a CDS encoding excinuclease ABC subunit UvrA: protein MPLPDRSPHDPYVRVRGAREHNLRGVDVDIPRDVLAVFTGVSGSGKSSLAFGTVYAEAQRRYFESVAPYARRLIHQVGAPKVGEITGLPPAVSLQQRRSAPTSRSSVGTVTNLSNSLRMLFSRAGDYPAGAERLDSDAFSPNTAAGACPECHGLGQVHRTGEELLVPDPALSIREGAIAAWPGAWQGKNLRDVLDALGYDVDRPWSELPAAEREWILFTDEQPVVTVHPVRDAERIQRPYQGTYMSARRYVLKTFSDTKSPTLRAKAERFLAAAPCPVCGGRRLRAESLAVTVAGRTIADLAALPLTELARSLTAESETARVLTEDLVSRIDPVVELGLGYLSLDRSTPTLSAGELQRLRLATQLRSGLFGVVYVLDEPSAGLHPADTEALLTVLERLKAAGNSVFVVEHNLDVVRGADWLVDVGPQAGEHGGRVLHSGPPAGLENVAESATGRFLFDRSPAPARTVRAPRGQVKVGPVTRHNLRDVTAEFPLGVLTAVTGVSGSGKSTLIGEVTEELAGVGRLVGVDQRPIGRTPRSNLATYTGLFDVVRKVFAATPDARERGYGVGRFSFNVAGGRCETCQGEGFVSVELLFLPSTYAPCPDCGGARYNPETLEVTYRGRNIAQILDLTVEAAAAFFADTGTPAVSRSLETLLDVGLGYLRLGQPATELSGGEAQRIKLASELQRMRRGHTFYLLDEPTTGLHPADVEVLMRQLHGLVDAGHTVVVVEHDMAVVAGADWVIDLGPGGGEEGGRIVSTGPPTQVAHAPDSRTAPYLARALGQDA, encoded by the coding sequence ATGCCCCTTCCCGACCGCAGCCCGCACGACCCGTACGTCCGCGTCCGCGGCGCCCGGGAGCACAACCTGCGGGGGGTGGACGTCGACATCCCGCGGGACGTGCTCGCGGTGTTCACCGGTGTGTCCGGGTCCGGGAAGTCGTCGCTCGCGTTCGGGACGGTGTACGCGGAGGCGCAGCGCCGGTACTTCGAGTCGGTGGCCCCGTACGCGCGGCGGCTGATCCACCAGGTCGGGGCACCCAAGGTCGGGGAGATCACGGGGCTGCCGCCCGCGGTGTCGCTCCAGCAGCGCAGGTCGGCGCCCACCTCCCGTTCGTCGGTGGGCACGGTCACCAACCTGTCGAACTCGCTGCGGATGCTGTTCTCCCGGGCCGGCGACTACCCGGCGGGCGCGGAGCGGCTCGACTCGGACGCCTTCTCACCGAACACGGCTGCCGGCGCCTGCCCCGAGTGCCATGGCCTGGGCCAAGTGCACCGGACGGGTGAGGAGTTGCTGGTCCCCGATCCGGCGCTGTCGATCCGCGAGGGCGCCATCGCGGCCTGGCCGGGTGCCTGGCAGGGCAAGAACCTGCGGGACGTCCTCGACGCCCTCGGGTACGACGTGGACCGGCCCTGGAGCGAACTGCCCGCCGCGGAACGGGAGTGGATCCTCTTCACCGACGAGCAGCCGGTCGTCACCGTGCATCCGGTGCGGGACGCGGAGCGCATCCAACGCCCTTACCAGGGCACGTACATGAGCGCCCGGCGCTACGTCCTGAAGACCTTCTCCGACACGAAGAGCCCCACGCTCCGGGCCAAGGCCGAGCGCTTCCTGGCCGCCGCGCCCTGTCCGGTGTGCGGGGGCAGGAGGCTGCGCGCCGAGTCGCTGGCGGTGACGGTCGCGGGGCGGACGATCGCCGACCTGGCCGCGTTGCCGCTGACCGAACTCGCGCGGTCCCTCACGGCCGAATCGGAGACCGCCCGGGTCCTGACCGAGGACCTCGTCTCCCGGATCGACCCGGTGGTCGAACTCGGCCTCGGCTACCTGAGCCTGGACCGGTCCACCCCGACCCTCTCGGCCGGTGAACTCCAACGGCTGCGCCTGGCCACACAGTTGCGGTCCGGTCTGTTCGGTGTGGTGTACGTGCTCGACGAGCCGTCCGCCGGTCTGCACCCGGCGGACACCGAGGCGCTGCTCACCGTGCTGGAGCGGCTGAAGGCCGCGGGCAACTCGGTGTTCGTCGTGGAGCACAACCTCGACGTCGTGCGGGGCGCGGACTGGCTGGTCGACGTGGGACCGCAGGCGGGTGAGCACGGCGGGCGCGTCCTGCACAGCGGCCCGCCGGCCGGGCTGGAGAACGTCGCGGAGTCGGCCACGGGCCGTTTCCTCTTCGACCGCTCCCCCGCCCCGGCCCGTACCGTGCGGGCCCCCCGCGGCCAGGTGAAGGTGGGACCCGTCACCCGGCACAATCTGCGGGACGTCACGGCCGAGTTCCCGCTCGGGGTGCTCACCGCCGTCACCGGCGTCTCCGGCTCGGGCAAGTCGACGCTGATCGGCGAGGTGACGGAGGAGCTGGCGGGTGTCGGCCGGCTCGTCGGCGTCGACCAGAGGCCCATCGGCCGGACACCCCGCTCCAACCTGGCCACGTACACCGGGCTGTTCGACGTCGTCCGCAAGGTGTTCGCCGCCACACCGGACGCTCGCGAACGGGGCTACGGCGTGGGGCGCTTCTCCTTCAACGTGGCCGGCGGCCGCTGCGAGACCTGCCAGGGCGAGGGCTTCGTCAGCGTGGAGCTGCTCTTCCTGCCCAGCACCTACGCTCCCTGCCCGGACTGCGGCGGCGCGCGCTACAACCCCGAGACCCTCGAAGTGACGTACCGGGGACGGAACATCGCACAGATCCTCGACCTCACCGTCGAGGCCGCGGCCGCGTTCTTCGCCGACACCGGCACCCCCGCCGTGTCGCGCAGCCTCGAAACCCTGCTCGACGTGGGACTCGGGTATCTGCGACTCGGGCAGCCCGCGACGGAGTTGTCGGGTGGTGAGGCACAACGCATCAAGCTGGCAAGCGAGTTGCAGCGGATGCGTCGGGGGCACACCTTCTACCTCCTCGACGAGCCGACGACGGGACTGCACCCCGCCGATGTCGAGGTGCTGATGCGGCAGTTGCACGGGCTGGTGGACGCGGGCCACACCGTGGTGGTCGTCGAACACGACATGGCCGTCGTGGCGGGCGCGGACTGGGTGATCGACCTGGGCCCGGGCGGAGGCGAGGAGGGCGGCCGGATCGTGTCCACCGGACCACCCACCCAGGTGGCCCACGCCCCGGACAGCAGAACGGCGCCGTACCTGGCCCGAGCGCTCGGGCAGGACGCCTAG
- a CDS encoding RICIN domain-containing protein: MNDSVPPPSPDRGRLPEVVPDARLAAELRQSPGGTPATRPVGELLDRHWESVFAYARLCTDGVGPAGMLTTASFTRLFGDSLHQGGPTAAWRPQLLVTVRRMAGEWLADERRELLSPDLLADVDRTDPQTDPLLPPEGRRLLARAFQRLPEAARCLLWHGETEGERLAVPAALLGLPVADAPAELRRARERLRESCLEVHRELAPEGECRGYHRMLDVSLRRGGADLDPDLRLHMNRCGHCRYAADQLNQFNGSLAVPLAEAVLGWGAVPYAASRRTRAPAAPAADAPGTGRDAEDPAGRYGPTSGAPATGPGRETPPHGADPIVEFHPRADVTLPPGAPPPPPFPPQAAPVRPATVRAEPGDPSPSRSAGPRSRRRAPARPVRERPSRRGRSPSGTRAKPSRGATPHKGARRAPSRRNVTLAVLTVGALILVPLVLWAAGAGSDEPSGKADGSGSSGAPRPHTGSTPSWTGAGGRADGASGALLRNTTTGLCVGIVGAQAAAGVETRLTSCDDESVRTWSYGRDGLLRDAAEPGLCLDSQLSYSVRLAPCAGASERGAKNVRYDLTAQGRLVARWNKDLVLVPAAVEGESALVLKTRDDDDPVQRWTLDTASPSPRTQLVNWGASVEPAPTSATSGPGN; the protein is encoded by the coding sequence GTGAATGACTCAGTGCCGCCCCCTTCTCCCGACCGGGGCCGGCTGCCCGAGGTCGTCCCGGACGCACGGCTCGCCGCCGAGTTGAGGCAGAGTCCGGGCGGGACGCCCGCGACCCGGCCCGTCGGAGAACTGCTCGACCGGCACTGGGAATCGGTCTTCGCCTATGCGCGGCTGTGCACGGACGGCGTGGGCCCGGCCGGAATGCTCACCACCGCCTCCTTCACGCGCCTGTTCGGCGATTCCCTGCACCAGGGCGGCCCCACTGCCGCATGGCGTCCCCAACTGCTCGTCACCGTGCGGCGGATGGCCGGCGAGTGGCTCGCGGACGAGCGGCGCGAACTGCTCTCGCCCGACCTCCTTGCCGACGTGGACCGCACCGACCCGCAGACCGACCCGCTGCTTCCGCCCGAGGGCAGACGGCTGCTGGCCCGGGCCTTCCAGCGACTGCCGGAAGCGGCCCGCTGCCTGCTGTGGCACGGCGAGACCGAGGGCGAGCGGCTGGCCGTCCCGGCGGCCCTGCTCGGGTTGCCCGTGGCGGACGCCCCCGCGGAACTCCGGCGCGCCCGCGAGCGGCTGCGCGAGAGCTGCCTGGAGGTCCACCGCGAACTCGCCCCCGAGGGAGAGTGCCGCGGCTACCACCGCATGCTGGACGTCTCCCTGCGGCGCGGCGGCGCCGACCTCGATCCCGACCTGCGCCTGCACATGAACCGGTGCGGCCACTGCCGGTACGCGGCCGACCAGTTGAACCAGTTCAACGGCTCGCTCGCCGTCCCGCTCGCCGAGGCGGTCCTCGGCTGGGGCGCCGTCCCGTACGCGGCGTCACGCCGGACGCGAGCCCCCGCCGCCCCCGCCGCGGACGCACCGGGGACCGGCCGGGACGCCGAGGACCCGGCGGGCCGGTACGGGCCCACGTCGGGCGCGCCGGCTACCGGTCCCGGCCGGGAGACGCCGCCCCACGGAGCCGACCCCATCGTCGAGTTCCATCCCCGGGCCGACGTGACGCTCCCGCCCGGAGCACCCCCGCCCCCGCCCTTCCCGCCGCAGGCCGCGCCCGTCCGCCCCGCGACGGTCCGCGCCGAGCCCGGCGACCCGTCGCCGTCGCGCTCCGCCGGCCCCCGGTCCCGTCGGCGCGCACCGGCGCGGCCCGTAAGGGAGCGCCCGTCCCGCCGGGGCAGGTCGCCCTCCGGCACCCGCGCGAAGCCGTCCCGCGGGGCCACGCCGCACAAGGGGGCCCGGCGCGCCCCGAGCCGCCGGAACGTGACGCTCGCCGTGCTGACGGTGGGCGCGCTGATCCTGGTTCCGCTGGTTCTCTGGGCCGCCGGTGCGGGCTCCGACGAGCCGAGCGGAAAGGCCGACGGCAGCGGTTCCTCGGGGGCACCGCGCCCGCACACCGGCTCGACACCGTCCTGGACGGGCGCGGGCGGCCGGGCGGACGGCGCCTCGGGCGCCCTCCTGCGCAACACCACGACCGGGCTCTGCGTCGGCATCGTCGGCGCACAGGCCGCGGCCGGCGTGGAGACCCGGCTCACCTCCTGCGACGACGAGTCGGTACGCACCTGGTCGTACGGCCGTGACGGACTGCTGCGCGACGCCGCCGAGCCCGGTCTCTGTCTCGACTCCCAGCTGAGCTACTCGGTCCGACTGGCCCCCTGCGCGGGCGCGTCGGAACGGGGCGCGAAGAACGTCCGCTACGACCTCACCGCCCAGGGCAGGCTGGTGGCGCGCTGGAACAAGGACCTGGTCCTCGTGCCCGCGGCCGTCGAAGGGGAGTCGGCGCTCGTCCTCAAGACCCGCGACGACGACGATCCGGTTCAGCGCTGGACACTGGACACCGCCTCGCCCTCGCCCCGGACGCAACTCGTCAACTGGGGGGCCTCCGTGGAGCCGGCGCCCACGTCCGCCACCTCGGGGCCGGGGAACTGA
- a CDS encoding methylated-DNA--[protein]-cysteine S-methyltransferase — protein sequence MTLYTTMDSPLGPLLLVGRESPTAKGGTALAALSLPGQKNGAVVQDGWREDPDAFREIGSQLRSYFEGGLTSFDIEYVPGGTDFRQRVWKALEDIPYGTTLSYGEIAARIGASRAAVRAVGTAIGANPLLVVRPCHRVIGANGALTGYAAGLERKRLLLDLENVPV from the coding sequence ATGACGCTCTACACGACGATGGACAGCCCGCTCGGCCCGCTGCTGCTGGTGGGCCGGGAGTCCCCGACGGCCAAGGGCGGGACCGCGCTCGCCGCGCTGTCGCTCCCCGGCCAGAAGAACGGCGCGGTCGTCCAGGACGGCTGGCGCGAGGACCCGGACGCCTTCCGGGAGATCGGCTCACAGCTCCGTTCGTACTTCGAGGGCGGGCTGACCTCGTTCGACATCGAGTACGTGCCCGGTGGCACCGACTTCCGGCAGCGCGTCTGGAAGGCCCTGGAGGACATCCCGTACGGCACCACGCTCAGCTACGGGGAGATCGCCGCGCGGATCGGCGCGTCCCGGGCCGCCGTCCGGGCCGTCGGTACGGCGATCGGCGCGAACCCCCTGCTGGTGGTCCGCCCCTGCCATCGGGTGATCGGCGCGAACGGGGCGCTCACCGGATACGCGGCGGGGCTGGAGCGCAAGCGGCTGCTGCTGGACCTGGAGAACGTGCCGGTGTGA
- a CDS encoding aldo/keto reductase, which translates to MQYVKLGSTGLDVSRICLGCMSFGLPDRGTHAWTLDEEASRPLIRRALEAGVTFFDTANVYSDGTSEEIVGRALAEYARRDEIVLASKVNGAMHEGPNGRGLSRKAIMTEIDNSLRRLGTDHVDLYQIHRFDHATPVEETMEALHDVVKAGKARYIGASSMYAWEFSKMQYTAALHGWTKFVSMQNHYNLLYREEEREMLPLCADQGVGVLPWSPLARGRLTRDGDTATERSRNDDFGRKLYQGGDREIVDAVARIAADRGVPRARVALAWLLGRSTVTAPIVGATKPSHIDDAVAALDVELTDKETEQLEQPYAPREISGH; encoded by the coding sequence ATGCAGTACGTGAAGCTCGGTTCGACGGGTCTGGACGTGTCCCGGATCTGCCTGGGCTGCATGAGTTTCGGTCTCCCCGATCGCGGCACGCACGCGTGGACTCTGGACGAGGAGGCCTCACGGCCGTTGATCCGCCGGGCGCTGGAGGCCGGGGTCACCTTCTTCGACACCGCGAACGTCTACTCGGACGGCACCAGCGAGGAGATCGTCGGCCGGGCGCTCGCCGAGTACGCGCGCCGCGACGAGATCGTCCTCGCCAGCAAGGTGAACGGCGCGATGCACGAAGGACCCAACGGCCGTGGCCTGTCCCGCAAGGCGATCATGACCGAGATCGACAACAGTCTGCGCCGCCTCGGCACCGACCACGTCGACCTCTACCAGATCCACCGCTTCGACCACGCGACCCCCGTCGAGGAGACGATGGAAGCCCTGCACGACGTGGTGAAGGCGGGCAAGGCCCGTTACATCGGGGCGAGTTCGATGTACGCCTGGGAGTTCTCCAAGATGCAGTACACCGCCGCCCTGCACGGCTGGACGAAGTTCGTCTCCATGCAGAACCACTACAACCTCCTGTACCGCGAGGAGGAGCGCGAGATGCTGCCGCTCTGCGCCGACCAGGGCGTCGGGGTCCTGCCGTGGAGCCCGCTCGCCCGCGGCCGCCTGACCCGTGACGGGGACACCGCCACCGAACGCAGCCGCAACGACGACTTCGGCAGGAAGCTGTACCAGGGGGGCGACCGCGAGATCGTGGACGCCGTCGCACGCATCGCCGCGGACCGCGGGGTGCCGCGCGCCCGGGTCGCGCTCGCCTGGCTGCTCGGCCGGAGCACCGTCACCGCGCCCATCGTCGGAGCGACCAAACCGTCGCACATCGACGACGCGGTCGCCGCCCTGGACGTGGAACTCACCGACAAGGAGACCGAGCAGCTCGAACAGCCCTACGCCCCGCGGGAGATCAGCGGCCACTGA